The following proteins come from a genomic window of Yinghuangia sp. ASG 101:
- the lysX gene encoding bifunctional lysylphosphatidylglycerol synthetase/lysine--tRNA ligase LysX, which yields MTENAQADVVPTTELADDLPEQMRVRRDKLERLRGEGVDPYPVGFPRTTTVAELRAEFPALEADVKTGKRVGLTGRVVLSRIGGKLCFATLRDGSGDLQVMVSLDGVGAESLAAWKTDVDLGDHIGVEGEVITSRRGELSVMVDTWAITAKCLRPLPDKHKGMTDPEARVRMRYVDLIVNDESRTVLRTRSEVVRAIRDWFNGRDFLEVETPMLQPVHGGATARPFVTHINAYDMDLFLRIAPELYLKRLVVGGVEKVYEINRNFRNEGADSTHNPEFTMLEAYEAYGDYNTMATLVREVYQYAADRVFGSTVFAWDGKEVDIAGEWPQITVYGSVSEALGEEITPTSAIERVRKLADARGIEWDAAWGQGKLVQEIFEALVEHTLVQPTFVRDYPIETSPLTRQHRETPGLAEKWDLIGFGMELGTAYSELVDPVEQRKRLTEQSLLAAGGDVEAMRLDEDFLRALEYAMPPSGGLGMGIDRMLMAFTGRNIRDTILFPLVKPE from the coding sequence GTGACCGAAAACGCCCAGGCCGACGTTGTGCCGACCACCGAGCTGGCCGATGACCTTCCCGAGCAGATGCGCGTGCGCCGCGACAAACTTGAGCGGCTGCGCGGGGAGGGCGTCGACCCGTATCCGGTCGGGTTTCCCCGGACGACCACGGTCGCGGAGCTGCGCGCCGAGTTCCCCGCGCTGGAAGCGGACGTCAAGACGGGCAAACGCGTCGGGCTGACCGGGCGCGTCGTGTTGTCGCGGATCGGCGGGAAGCTGTGCTTCGCGACGCTGCGCGACGGCAGCGGCGATCTCCAGGTGATGGTCTCGCTCGACGGGGTCGGGGCGGAATCGCTCGCGGCGTGGAAGACCGACGTCGACCTGGGCGACCACATCGGCGTCGAGGGCGAGGTGATCACCTCGCGCCGCGGCGAGCTGTCCGTCATGGTCGACACGTGGGCGATCACCGCGAAGTGCCTGCGCCCGCTGCCGGACAAGCACAAGGGCATGACGGACCCCGAGGCGCGCGTGCGGATGCGCTACGTCGACCTCATCGTCAACGACGAGTCCCGCACGGTGCTCCGCACCCGCAGCGAGGTCGTGCGCGCGATCCGCGACTGGTTCAACGGCCGCGACTTCCTGGAGGTCGAGACGCCGATGCTCCAGCCGGTCCACGGCGGCGCGACCGCGCGCCCGTTCGTGACGCACATCAACGCGTACGACATGGACCTGTTCCTCCGCATCGCGCCCGAGCTGTATCTCAAGCGGCTCGTGGTCGGCGGCGTCGAGAAGGTCTACGAGATCAACCGCAACTTCCGCAACGAGGGCGCCGACTCGACCCACAACCCCGAGTTCACGATGCTGGAGGCGTACGAGGCCTACGGCGACTACAACACCATGGCGACCCTGGTGCGCGAGGTCTACCAGTACGCCGCGGACCGCGTCTTCGGGTCGACGGTCTTCGCGTGGGACGGCAAAGAGGTCGACATCGCGGGGGAGTGGCCGCAGATCACCGTGTACGGCTCGGTGTCGGAGGCGCTGGGCGAGGAGATCACGCCCACGAGCGCGATCGAGCGGGTGCGCAAGCTCGCCGACGCCCGCGGCATCGAGTGGGACGCGGCCTGGGGGCAGGGCAAGCTCGTCCAGGAGATCTTCGAGGCGCTGGTCGAACACACCCTCGTGCAACCGACGTTCGTCCGCGACTACCCGATCGAGACCTCGCCGCTCACCCGGCAGCACCGGGAGACGCCCGGCCTCGCGGAGAAGTGGGACCTGATCGGGTTCGGTATGGAACTGGGCACCGCCTACTCCGAGTTGGTCGACCCCGTCGAGCAGCGTAAGCGGCTCACCGAGCAGTCGCTGCTCGCGGCGGGCGGCGACGTGGAGGCGATGCGGTTGGACGAGGACTTCCTGCGGGCCCTGGAGTACGCCATGCCGCCGTCGGGCGGTCTGGGGATGGGCATCGACCGGATGCTGATGGCGTTCACCGGCAGGAACATCCGCGACACCATTCTCTTCCCGCTCGTGAAGCCGGAGTAA
- a CDS encoding M23 family metallopeptidase yields the protein MLNPNDRSRTSDARTDRLRALRRPSRPVVMVAGIAALASATGVGIASGSPSGSDTLGLAAASSAADGLGTASDAGTASAASGGSAASGADAARQHSLGDRIQAAAARGADRADLPGGALAARQAAEAAQIRQAAAEQRQATAAAEAEAARAAAAAQAAAQAAAAKTAADQAAAQAAAAEAAGAEAAQKAAADREAAQKAAASAVSEAGYVRPVPGTPHGSYGRSGSHWSHGHTGEDFTAASGTPVRAVAAGTVVKTGWGGAYGNEVVIKHADGKYTQYGHLSKFSTKAGAKVRAGQQIALSGSTGNSTGPHLHFEVRTGPNYGSDVNPIAYLRAKGVGI from the coding sequence GTGCTGAACCCCAATGACCGCTCCCGTACGTCCGATGCCCGCACTGACCGCCTCCGTGCCCTGCGTCGTCCCAGCCGGCCTGTCGTCATGGTCGCGGGGATCGCCGCGCTCGCCTCGGCGACCGGCGTGGGCATCGCGTCGGGCAGCCCGTCGGGCTCCGACACCCTGGGCCTCGCCGCCGCGTCGTCCGCCGCGGACGGACTCGGCACCGCGAGCGACGCCGGCACCGCTTCCGCCGCCTCCGGTGGCTCCGCTGCCTCCGGGGCGGACGCGGCGCGGCAGCACTCGCTCGGCGACCGCATCCAGGCAGCCGCCGCGCGCGGTGCCGACCGTGCGGACCTGCCCGGCGGCGCGCTCGCCGCGCGCCAGGCCGCGGAGGCCGCCCAGATCCGGCAGGCCGCGGCGGAGCAGCGCCAGGCCACGGCCGCCGCCGAGGCCGAGGCGGCGCGGGCCGCCGCAGCCGCCCAGGCCGCGGCACAGGCCGCCGCCGCGAAGACCGCCGCGGACCAGGCCGCCGCGCAGGCCGCAGCCGCGGAGGCCGCCGGGGCGGAGGCCGCGCAGAAGGCCGCCGCGGACCGGGAGGCCGCGCAGAAGGCCGCCGCCTCCGCGGTGTCCGAGGCCGGCTACGTCCGTCCGGTTCCGGGCACGCCGCACGGCAGCTACGGCCGGTCCGGCTCGCACTGGTCGCACGGCCACACCGGCGAGGACTTCACCGCCGCGTCCGGCACCCCTGTCAGGGCCGTCGCCGCGGGCACGGTCGTCAAGACCGGCTGGGGCGGGGCCTACGGCAACGAGGTCGTCATCAAGCACGCCGACGGCAAGTACACGCAGTACGGCCACCTGTCGAAGTTCTCGACCAAGGCGGGCGCGAAGGTGCGGGCGGGCCAGCAGATCGCGCTGTCCGGCTCGACCGGCAACTCGACCGGGCCGCACCTGCACTTCGAGGTGCGCACGGGCCCGAACTACGGCTCGGACGTCAACCCGATCGCGTACCTGCGCGCCAAGGGCGTCGGTATCTGA
- a CDS encoding BlaI/MecI/CopY family transcriptional regulator: protein MSRFGETLRPGGTPRFGALEEQVMLRLWAAAEPLAVRDVRAALLPERKLAYTTVMTVLDNLYRKGMLSRHPVGRAFHYEPVLSREAHTAALMREDWLSGGGRAGALVHFVEGMSPEQVDALRDALRVALPGEDERP from the coding sequence ATGTCCCGGTTCGGGGAAACGCTCCGGCCCGGCGGGACACCCCGATTCGGGGCGCTCGAAGAACAGGTGATGCTGCGCCTGTGGGCGGCGGCCGAACCGCTCGCGGTCCGCGATGTCCGTGCGGCGCTGCTCCCCGAGCGGAAACTGGCCTATACGACCGTGATGACGGTGCTCGACAACCTGTATCGCAAGGGCATGCTCAGCCGGCATCCGGTCGGCCGGGCGTTCCACTACGAGCCTGTTCTTTCGCGCGAGGCGCACACGGCCGCGCTGATGCGCGAGGACTGGCTTTCCGGCGGCGGGCGGGCCGGGGCGCTGGTCCATTTCGTGGAAGGCATGAGTCCGGAACAGGTCGACGCGTTACGCGACGCGCTGCGGGTCGCCCTGCCCGGCGAGGATGAACGTCCGTGA
- a CDS encoding amino-acid N-acetyltransferase translates to MEVTIRRANTSDVAAIRRLVDDYAGKRILLDKPTVTLFEDVQEFWVAERDDDQVVVACGALHVMWEDLAEVRTLAVDTSCRGHGVGHLVLAKLLETARRLGVRRIFCLTFEVDFFARHGFVEIDATPVDPDVYRELLRSYDEGVAEFLDLERVKPNTLGNTRMLLHL, encoded by the coding sequence ATGGAAGTCACGATCCGGAGGGCGAACACCTCGGATGTCGCGGCCATTCGGCGCTTGGTGGACGACTACGCCGGCAAGCGCATCCTCCTCGACAAACCGACTGTGACACTGTTCGAGGACGTGCAGGAGTTCTGGGTCGCGGAACGCGATGACGACCAAGTCGTGGTCGCGTGCGGGGCGTTGCACGTCATGTGGGAGGACCTCGCCGAGGTGCGCACACTTGCCGTCGACACGTCGTGCCGCGGTCACGGAGTCGGCCACCTCGTGCTGGCGAAGTTGCTGGAGACCGCGCGCCGGCTCGGCGTTCGGCGGATATTCTGCCTGACCTTCGAGGTCGACTTCTTCGCGCGCCACGGCTTCGTCGAGATCGACGCCACGCCCGTGGATCCGGACGTCTACCGCGAACTGCTTCGTTCGTATGACGAAGGCGTCGCGGAGTTTCTCGACCTGGAACGAGTGAAGCCGAACACACTCGGCAACACCAGGATGCTGCTTCACCTGTAG